A single Trypanosoma brucei gambiense DAL972 chromosome 9, complete sequence DNA region contains:
- a CDS encoding T. brucei spp.-specific protein — MLFCNFLRHSTLLLPFPHLTSGSMRTILTTLGLLLGVTQYSVGVPGAALSVAAARIVCEAAMELGRAESYISMKLRETRDLIESLKVARRLLDGKLQRDRPIGEECLNAVKLIAHADGLGRKLESQYYELERIGFKTASKSRLASGRLHEFILVFSQWHDGEGRCIANGDEEGDTQGEVTLRRCMSSLVNGSYEDGGGGVHHNFPRYLRESFQNLFTLDEDVSLNKDNGCPLTRWKVIRNATANATGRSGAAEDVRWAGGLLIVTGNGPRWISDIEGVPMLSKTKTSLGKFVSMSSKITSAFSNFMGIVWADNPWLVNSSEVDSLVMGVDLYIFMHPSRDFQINERDLDRLTKTYCGEPLPARVRLSDKVADGKDGNSDVSPRGPVVPANISETNTIFGSDDDDEDYNGLTEVKAGTELLSLLFPLVAINFFLV, encoded by the coding sequence ATGCTTTTTTGCAATTTTTTAAGACACTCAACGTtgctcctccctttccctcacctTACCTCAGGGAGTATGAGAACGATCCTCACCACATTAGGGTTATTGTTAGGCGTCACGCAGTACTCTGTGGGTGTCCCTGGAGCTGCCCTCAGCGTTGCAGCCGCTAGAATAGTGTGCGAAGCGGCTATGGAACTTGGGAGAGCCGAATCTTATATCTCGATGAAACTGCGCGAAACGCGCGACTTGATCGAGTCCTTGAAAGTTGCTCGCAGACTCCTTGATGGCAAACTGCAGCGGGACAGACCCATCGGGGAGGAGTGCCTGAACGCAGTTAAGCTTATCGCTCACGCAGATGGTCTGGGTCGCAAACTAGAGTCGCAATATTATGAGTTGGAGAGGATAGGGTTCAAAACCGCCTCCAAGTCCCGGCTGGCCTCCGGGAGACTCCACGAATTTATTTTAGTGTTTTCCCAGTGGCACGACGGCGAGGGCAGATGCATTGCCAACGGGGACGAGGAGGGCGACACACAGGGTGAAGTCACGCTGCGCCGTTGCATGAGCAGTTTGGTTAACGGAAGCTACGAAGACGGTGGCGGCGGCGTCCATCACAACTTCCCGCGTTATCTGAGGGAATCATTTCAGAATCTTTTTACGCTAGATGAGGATGTATCGCTGAACAAGGATAATGGATGTCCTCTGACAAGGTGGAAAGTCATCCGCAACGCAACGGCAAATGCCACGGGACGGAGTGGGGCCGCGGAAGATGTTAGGTGGGCAGGTGGGCTTCTTATTGTCACAGGTAACGGCCCCAGATGGATTTCAGACATTGAAGGGGTCCCGATGCTATCCAAAACGAAAACTAGCCTTGGAAAATTTGTGTCGATGTCCAGTAAAATTACCAGTGCCTTCAGTAATTTTATGGGAATAGTTTGGGCAGACAACCCGTGGTTGGTGAACAGCAGTGAAGTGGACAGTCTGGTCATGGGTGTTGACCTCTACATCTTTATGCACCCTTCCAGGGACTTCCAGATCAATGAAAGGGACCTAGACCGCCTGACAAAAACTTATTGTGGCGAACCCCTCCCCGCTCGCGTGCGGCTCAGCGACAAAGTTGCTGACGGAAAGGACGGAAATAGTGACGTCTCGCCTCGCGGCCCTGTAGTCCCCGCAAATATATCTGAAACCAATACGATTTTCGGTAgcgatgatgacgatgaagaTTACAATGGTTTAACGGAGGTTAAGGCTGGGACCGAGCttctgtcgttgttgtttcccctcgTGGCaataaacttttttcttgtctga